A stretch of the Erpetoichthys calabaricus chromosome 3, fErpCal1.3, whole genome shotgun sequence genome encodes the following:
- the LOC127527001 gene encoding uncharacterized protein LOC127527001 translates to MAKRLLERDSPEDRLEISPQLQKSKMPIINSFGPLEMYIDKEEGVALQADNGKYWSCISYDSEGHKMYIEAAKANKDDWCKFHVTKTSDGKALLKDRRGMYLSRYHESGINYIRPVKSAPDEYCKFSVFTDNNKILLRADSGMYVSRIYRKHQNIEAAKEGPDECCRFALSLGDVVEPSFKILSVEVKDFNPDQIETPTAVAEQSYTNNTSIAQSHTFKLSWEQKTSETTTWNQAWGFSSSLSCDFKIVNFSATVSYNGSYEKSSTLEKTVTVADETTINVPPKSKVVAKLIVYKDDNAVVPFTAKIKKIDGNGVETILTEDGTWNGIFYNKVNINASEEPI, encoded by the coding sequence CCCATAATAAACTCCTTTGGTCCTCTAGAGATGTACATTGATAAGGAGGAGGGAGTTGCCCTGCAGGCTGATAATGGAAAATACTGGAGTTGCATTTCATACGATTCAGAAGGTCACAAGATGTACATTGAAGCTGCAAAAGCAAACAAAGATGACTGGTGTAAGTTTCATGTAACCAAAACTTCAGATGGGAAAGCCCTTTTGAAAGATCGAAGAGGAATGTATCTGAGTAGATACCATGAAAGTGGCATTAATTATATTAGACCAGTAAAGTCTGCCCCAGATGAGTACTGTAAATTTAGTGTCTTTACCGATAACAATAAGATCCTCCTTAGGGCTGACAGTGGAATGTATGTCAGTAGAATATACAGAAAGCACCAGAACATCGAGGCAGCAAAAGAAGGGCCCGATGAGTGCTGTAGATTTGCACTGAGCCTCGGCGATGTTGTTGAGCCATCTTTTAAAATTCTCAGCGTTGAAGTCAAAGATTTTAACCCAGACCAAATCGAAACTCCCACTGCTGTTGCAGAGCAAAGCTACACTAATAATACCAGCATTGCTCAAAGCCACACTTTCAAACTGTCTTGGGAGCAAAAAACCAGTGAAACGACCACCTGGAACCAAGCTTGGGGTTTCAGTTCATCGTTATCTTGTGATTTCAAAATTGTAAACTTCAGCGCCACAGTTTCTTACAATGGATCATATGAGAAATCCTCAACTTTGGAGAAGACGGTAACAGTGGCTGATGAGACCACAATCAATGTCCCCCCGAAATCAAAGGTGGTTGCTAAATTAATTGTTTACAAAGATGATAATGCTGTTGTTCCATTTACagctaaaattaagaaaattgatgGCAATGGAGTTGAAACAATCTTGACTGAAGATGGAACTTGGAATGgaatattttacaataaagtgAATATTAATGCATCAGAAGAACCAATATAA